A DNA window from Rhodococcus sp. 4CII contains the following coding sequences:
- a CDS encoding heavy-metal-associated domain-containing protein, which produces MATTTYSVTGMTCAHCVRAVREEIEKLDGVIAVDVDLAAGGDSRVDVTAETPLPLDQVRSAVEEAGYQLATPAN; this is translated from the coding sequence ATGGCCACCACCACCTACTCGGTTACCGGAATGACCTGCGCGCACTGTGTGAGAGCGGTGCGTGAGGAGATCGAGAAACTCGACGGGGTTATCGCGGTCGACGTCGACTTGGCTGCCGGTGGCGATTCCCGCGTCGACGTCACCGCCGAAACACCGTTGCCGCTCGATCAGGTGCGGAGCGCCGTCGAAGAAGCCGGGTACCAACTCGCCACCCCGGCGAACTGA
- a CDS encoding DUF305 domain-containing protein, with product MNKSLAVGAASAALVLALTACGDSGTDQSATSTPMATTSAGAAQDGAGEHNDADVAFAQGMVPHHSQAIEMSDMLLAKQGIDPRVVDLAQQIKAAQGPEIEQMNSWLTEWGQPAPSGMTMTESMPMSTGMVMPEAPPVVPPATSGMDMPGMEGGDMEGMMSTDDMAALEAAQGVDAAKLFLTQMIEHHQGAITMAQTEVDDGQNPAAVQLAQNIITTQQQEITTMEQILSTL from the coding sequence ATGAACAAGTCCCTCGCCGTCGGCGCCGCATCGGCGGCCCTGGTGCTGGCTTTGACCGCGTGCGGTGATTCCGGCACCGACCAGAGCGCCACCAGCACCCCCATGGCCACCACCTCGGCGGGCGCCGCCCAGGACGGTGCCGGTGAGCACAACGACGCCGATGTCGCCTTCGCCCAGGGCATGGTTCCGCATCACAGCCAGGCCATCGAGATGAGCGACATGCTGCTGGCCAAACAAGGCATCGATCCGCGGGTGGTCGATCTCGCGCAGCAGATCAAGGCCGCCCAGGGCCCGGAGATCGAGCAGATGAATTCCTGGCTCACCGAATGGGGTCAGCCCGCCCCGTCCGGGATGACCATGACCGAGAGCATGCCGATGAGCACCGGCATGGTGATGCCCGAGGCGCCGCCGGTGGTTCCGCCGGCCACCAGCGGGATGGACATGCCCGGCATGGAAGGCGGCGACATGGAGGGGATGATGTCGACCGACGACATGGCTGCCCTCGAAGCCGCCCAGGGTGTCGATGCGGCCAAACTCTTTCTCACACAGATGATCGAGCACCACCAGGGTGCGATCACCATGGCCCAGACCGAGGTCGACGACGGCCAGAACCCTGCTGCGGTCCAGCTGGCCCAGAACATCATCACCACCCAACAGCAGGAAATCACCACCATGGAGCAGATCCTGTCGACCCTCTGA
- a CDS encoding four-helix bundle copper-binding protein, with amino-acid sequence MSTAKAMLEAYPKELGQIDKTKLLACIEACIECAQTCTACADACLAEPSVAELTSCIRTDLDCADICETTGRVLSRHTGYDAHVAAAVLETCVTACKSCGDHCAEHASMHEHCKVCAEACRRCESACRELYSALD; translated from the coding sequence GTGAGCACAGCCAAAGCGATGCTCGAGGCATATCCGAAGGAGCTGGGACAGATCGACAAGACGAAACTCCTGGCCTGTATCGAGGCGTGCATCGAGTGCGCGCAGACGTGCACCGCCTGCGCGGATGCCTGCCTGGCCGAGCCGTCCGTAGCGGAGCTGACCAGCTGCATTCGCACCGACCTCGACTGCGCCGACATCTGCGAGACCACCGGCAGGGTGCTCTCCCGCCACACCGGCTACGACGCACATGTCGCCGCCGCTGTCCTCGAAACGTGTGTCACAGCATGCAAGTCGTGCGGAGACCACTGCGCCGAGCATGCATCGATGCACGAACACTGCAAGGTGTGCGCCGAAGCGTGCCGGCGGTGCGAGAGCGCCTGCCGGGAGCTGTATTCCGCACTCGATTGA
- a CDS encoding metalloregulator ArsR/SmtB family transcription factor has protein sequence MSHASIAEGHPVDPERVAHARERLLSRDDAARLSSILSLLADPTRTRVIYALDLAEELCVGDIALTLDLGEDAVGYALRILRTAGMVTRRKEGRTVYYRLADGFPEPLRAHCLRRLIEISDGSDAADDDD, from the coding sequence ATGAGCCACGCGTCGATAGCCGAGGGGCACCCGGTCGACCCGGAACGGGTGGCGCACGCGCGCGAGCGGCTGCTCAGCCGCGACGACGCCGCCCGGTTGAGCAGCATTCTGAGCCTGCTCGCCGACCCCACCCGCACCCGGGTGATCTACGCACTCGATCTCGCCGAGGAACTGTGTGTCGGGGACATCGCCCTGACTCTCGACCTCGGCGAGGATGCCGTCGGCTATGCCCTGCGGATTCTGCGGACCGCCGGCATGGTCACCCGCCGCAAAGAGGGCCGCACCGTCTATTACCGTCTCGCGGACGGCTTCCCGGAACCGCTGCGGGCGCATTGCCTGCGCCGTCTGATCGAGATCTCGGACGGCAGCGACGCCGCGGACGACGACGACTGA
- a CDS encoding metal-sensitive transcriptional regulator, translating into MATTPTPAATETDGHDHAAHGYITEKDAYLKRLKRIEGQARGLQRMVEEDKYCIDILTQVSAMTKALQAVAMGLLEDHISHCVVDAAVAGGPEAEAKIKEATDAIARLVRS; encoded by the coding sequence ATGGCCACGACTCCCACCCCCGCGGCCACCGAGACCGACGGTCACGACCACGCCGCGCACGGCTACATCACCGAAAAGGACGCCTACCTCAAACGGCTCAAGCGGATCGAGGGCCAGGCGCGGGGGTTGCAGCGGATGGTCGAGGAGGACAAGTACTGCATCGACATCCTCACCCAGGTCTCGGCGATGACCAAGGCCTTGCAGGCCGTCGCGATGGGGCTGCTCGAGGACCACATCAGCCACTGCGTGGTCGACGCCGCCGTCGCCGGCGGTCCCGAGGCGGAGGCGAAGATCAAAGAGGCCACCGACGCGATCGCCCGCCTCGTCCGTTCCTGA
- a CDS encoding cation-translocating P-type ATPase produces MNPVTQHPTADGQVELEIGGMTCASCANRIEKKLNKLDGVTATVNYATEKARVNYVGDVSTEDLVATVEQAGYTAKVPAPASSSTDTDAAAAGHSENDPTASLRQRLLVSLVLSVPVIAMAMIPALQFPNWQWLSLTLAAPVVVWGAWPFHKAAFTNLRHGTSTMDTLISMGTLAALGWSLYALFWGTAGMTGMTHPFELTISRSDGAGNIYLEAAAGVTTFILAGRFFEARSKRRAGAALRALLELGAKEVSVLRDGVEQRIPTDQLAVGDEFVVRPGEKIATDGVVTEGSSAVDASMLTGESVPVEVGPDDQVVGATVNVGGRIVVRATRIGSDTQLAQMAKLVEDAQTGKAQAQRLADKISGVFVPIVIALAVATLGFWIGTGGGIAAAFTAAVAVLIIACPCALGLATPTALMVGTGRGAQLGILIKGPEVLESTRRVDTVVLDKTGTVTTGKMTLLDVVTADGEDTGQVLRLAGALEDSSEHPIAQAIAKGARDKVGALPKVEQFANIEGLGVQGMVDDHAVVVGRARLLADWAQHLPAGLEAAMAAAESEGKTAVAVGWDGRARAVLVVADAVKATSAEAITQLRKLGLTPIMLTGDNAAAARAIADQVGIDEVIAEVLPADKVDVVKRLQDQGKVVAMVGDGVNDAAALAQADLGLAMGTGTDVAIEASDLTLVRGDLRAAADAIRLARKTLGTIKGNLFWAFAYNVAALPLAAAGLLNPMLAGAAMAFSSVFVVSNSLRLRRFRSLSG; encoded by the coding sequence ATGAATCCCGTCACGCAACACCCGACCGCCGACGGCCAGGTCGAACTCGAAATTGGTGGCATGACCTGCGCATCCTGCGCCAACCGGATCGAGAAGAAACTCAACAAACTCGACGGCGTCACCGCCACGGTGAACTACGCCACCGAAAAGGCGCGGGTGAACTACGTCGGTGATGTGTCGACCGAGGATCTCGTGGCCACCGTCGAGCAGGCCGGCTACACCGCCAAGGTCCCGGCGCCCGCCTCCTCGTCCACCGACACCGACGCGGCGGCGGCCGGGCACTCCGAGAATGACCCCACCGCCTCGCTGCGTCAACGCCTGCTCGTGTCGCTGGTGCTCAGTGTGCCGGTGATCGCGATGGCCATGATTCCGGCCCTGCAGTTCCCCAACTGGCAGTGGCTCTCGCTCACCCTCGCCGCACCGGTGGTGGTGTGGGGGGCGTGGCCGTTCCACAAGGCCGCCTTCACCAACCTGCGGCACGGCACCTCGACCATGGACACCCTCATCTCCATGGGCACCCTCGCCGCCCTCGGCTGGTCGCTGTACGCCCTGTTCTGGGGCACCGCCGGAATGACCGGCATGACGCACCCGTTCGAGCTGACCATCTCCCGCAGCGACGGCGCCGGCAACATCTACCTCGAGGCCGCCGCGGGAGTGACCACCTTCATCCTCGCCGGCCGCTTCTTCGAGGCCCGCTCCAAGCGGCGCGCCGGGGCCGCCCTGCGCGCCCTGCTCGAGCTCGGCGCCAAGGAGGTGTCGGTCCTGCGAGATGGTGTCGAGCAGCGCATCCCCACCGATCAACTGGCCGTCGGTGACGAGTTCGTGGTCCGCCCCGGAGAGAAGATCGCCACCGACGGTGTGGTCACCGAAGGCTCCTCCGCGGTCGATGCGTCGATGCTGACCGGCGAATCCGTGCCCGTCGAGGTCGGACCCGACGACCAGGTCGTCGGCGCCACCGTCAACGTCGGCGGACGAATCGTGGTCCGCGCCACCCGGATCGGGTCGGACACCCAGCTCGCGCAGATGGCGAAACTCGTCGAAGACGCGCAGACCGGGAAGGCTCAGGCCCAACGGTTGGCCGACAAGATCTCCGGCGTCTTCGTCCCCATCGTGATCGCCCTGGCCGTGGCGACCCTCGGCTTCTGGATCGGCACCGGCGGCGGCATCGCGGCCGCGTTCACCGCCGCCGTTGCGGTGCTGATCATCGCCTGCCCCTGCGCCCTCGGCCTGGCCACCCCGACCGCGTTGATGGTCGGCACCGGCCGCGGCGCCCAGCTCGGCATCTTGATCAAGGGTCCCGAGGTCCTCGAATCGACCCGCCGCGTCGACACCGTGGTGCTCGACAAGACCGGCACCGTCACCACCGGCAAGATGACCCTGCTCGACGTGGTCACCGCCGATGGCGAAGACACCGGGCAGGTGCTGCGCCTGGCCGGGGCGCTCGAGGATTCCTCCGAGCACCCCATTGCCCAGGCCATCGCCAAGGGCGCCCGGGACAAGGTCGGCGCCCTGCCGAAGGTGGAGCAGTTCGCCAACATTGAAGGCCTCGGGGTGCAGGGCATGGTCGACGACCACGCCGTGGTCGTCGGACGCGCCCGGTTGCTCGCCGACTGGGCGCAACACCTGCCCGCCGGTCTCGAAGCGGCCATGGCGGCGGCAGAATCCGAGGGCAAGACCGCCGTCGCGGTCGGCTGGGACGGGCGGGCCCGCGCCGTGCTCGTCGTCGCCGACGCGGTCAAGGCCACCTCGGCCGAGGCGATCACACAGCTACGGAAGCTGGGGCTGACGCCGATCATGCTCACCGGCGACAACGCGGCCGCCGCCCGGGCGATCGCCGACCAGGTCGGCATCGACGAGGTGATCGCCGAGGTGCTCCCCGCGGACAAGGTGGACGTCGTCAAGCGGCTCCAGGATCAGGGCAAGGTCGTCGCGATGGTCGGCGACGGCGTCAACGACGCCGCCGCCCTGGCTCAAGCCGATCTCGGGTTGGCGATGGGCACCGGCACCGACGTCGCGATCGAAGCGAGTGATCTGACGCTGGTCCGCGGTGACCTGCGCGCCGCCGCGGACGCGATCCGGTTGGCCCGCAAGACGCTGGGCACGATCAAGGGCAACCTGTTCTGGGCCTTCGCCTACAACGTGGCCGCCCTGCCCCTGGCCGCCGCCGGGCTGCTCAACCCGATGCTCGCCGGAGCGGCGATGGCGTTCTCCTCGGTGTTCGTGGTCAGCAACAGCCTGCGGCTGCGCCGGTTCCGGTCCCTCTCCGGATAG
- a CDS encoding heavy-metal-associated domain-containing protein: MSTTTVTVTGMTCGHCVSSVREEIGSIPGVTAVDVDLASGRVDIDSAAPIEQSAIAQAVDEAGYQLAG, encoded by the coding sequence ATGAGCACCACCACCGTCACCGTCACCGGAATGACCTGCGGCCACTGCGTCTCCTCGGTCCGCGAAGAGATCGGCAGCATCCCCGGTGTCACCGCCGTGGACGTCGATCTCGCGAGCGGGCGGGTCGACATCGACTCCGCCGCCCCGATCGAGCAGTCCGCGATCGCCCAGGCCGTCGACGAGGCCGGATACCAGCTCGCCGGCTGA
- a CDS encoding MFS transporter: MSTQASSTRKWWALALIAAAQFMVIMDTSIIGIALPKMQTDLGFSQENLTWVFNAYVIAFGGLLLLGGRLSDLWGARRIFATGWLVLLVGSITAGAAGNVGTELAGRAVQGAGAALIAPSALTLLMMLFGSTQQELTKALAVYGAAAPAGGTAGVFLGGVITEYLSWPWVFYINIPIAIIALAATPLLMPNAPARSGSIDILGALTVTAGLALAVYSIVRAPEVGWDSGQTWGYLAVSAVLLGAFVLIQSRRREPLMRPGIFTAPNLAAANVAQLLLGAAWIPMWFFLNLYLQQVLGYSAFPAGAALLPMTTLIMLGMIVIAPRAMQRFGAKPMIVTGLIVLAAGLGWMALVRPTGNFWVDVLPASLVAAAGMSLAFIPSLGTAISAARPEEGGLASGIVNVSYQVGSALGLAAMTAVAASFGANQIGDLPELTNGFSAAFLGAAVIALAGAGVTAVSMRTAQPDAAVEPVLEQH, translated from the coding sequence ATGTCCACTCAGGCATCATCCACACGCAAGTGGTGGGCGCTGGCGCTGATCGCCGCCGCCCAGTTCATGGTCATCATGGACACCTCCATCATCGGCATTGCGCTACCGAAAATGCAGACCGACCTCGGCTTCTCCCAGGAGAACCTGACCTGGGTGTTCAACGCCTACGTCATCGCCTTCGGTGGACTACTCCTGCTCGGCGGTCGCCTGTCCGACCTGTGGGGCGCCCGACGCATCTTCGCCACCGGCTGGTTGGTTCTGCTCGTCGGATCGATCACCGCCGGCGCCGCCGGCAACGTCGGCACCGAGCTGGCCGGACGCGCCGTTCAAGGCGCCGGCGCCGCACTGATCGCACCCTCCGCGCTGACTCTGCTGATGATGCTGTTCGGTTCCACCCAGCAGGAATTGACCAAAGCCCTCGCCGTCTACGGCGCCGCCGCGCCCGCGGGCGGCACCGCCGGTGTGTTCCTCGGCGGGGTGATCACCGAATACCTCAGCTGGCCGTGGGTGTTCTACATCAACATCCCCATCGCGATCATCGCCCTCGCCGCGACACCGCTGCTGATGCCCAACGCCCCCGCCCGATCCGGTTCGATCGACATCCTCGGCGCACTGACCGTCACCGCCGGCCTGGCGCTTGCCGTCTACTCCATCGTCCGCGCCCCCGAGGTCGGCTGGGATTCCGGTCAAACCTGGGGATACCTCGCCGTTTCCGCGGTGCTGCTGGGCGCATTCGTGCTGATCCAGTCCCGGCGCCGCGAACCCCTGATGCGGCCCGGGATCTTCACCGCCCCCAACCTCGCCGCAGCGAACGTCGCCCAGTTGCTGCTCGGGGCGGCGTGGATCCCGATGTGGTTCTTCCTGAACCTGTACCTGCAGCAGGTCCTGGGGTACAGCGCATTCCCCGCCGGCGCAGCACTACTGCCGATGACCACACTGATCATGCTCGGCATGATCGTCATCGCGCCGCGGGCGATGCAGAGGTTCGGCGCGAAACCGATGATCGTGACCGGTCTGATCGTGCTCGCGGCAGGGCTCGGATGGATGGCCTTGGTCCGGCCCACCGGCAATTTCTGGGTCGACGTGCTGCCGGCTTCCCTGGTCGCCGCAGCAGGTATGTCGCTCGCCTTCATTCCCTCCTTGGGCACGGCGATCTCCGCCGCCCGACCCGAAGAGGGCGGATTGGCGTCGGGCATCGTCAACGTCAGCTACCAGGTCGGCTCCGCCCTCGGTCTGGCAGCCATGACCGCAGTCGCCGCGTCGTTCGGGGCAAACCAGATCGGCGACCTCCCCGAGCTGACGAACGGATTCTCCGCCGCCTTCCTCGGCGCCGCCGTCATCGCCCTGGCCGGTGCTGGGGTCACCGCCGTGTCGATGCGCACGGCCCAGCCGGACGCGGCGGTGGAACCAGTCCTCGAGCAGCACTGA
- a CDS encoding M23 family metallopeptidase, whose amino-acid sequence MAKHRRTVNRSHSIPGRLKIATVAAATGAILIGGAQFGAGSATARPLEIPPGLLPAGVQLPAIELPDIPAAPPAPGVLGQVNPGTPAPLKARTVQPVSGTLSSGYGPRWGAQHGGLDIAAPIGTPIQSAADGEVISAGPASGFGLWVRVRHDDGAVSVYGHINEFIVNVGQRVAAGQQIATVGNRGQSTGPHLHFEVSDAGGNRLNPSQWLRDRGVSVTWGAD is encoded by the coding sequence GTGGCGAAACACCGCAGGACGGTAAATCGTTCTCATTCCATCCCTGGCCGCCTGAAGATCGCGACCGTTGCCGCGGCGACCGGTGCCATCCTTATCGGCGGCGCGCAGTTCGGTGCCGGGTCCGCGACCGCTCGCCCGCTCGAGATCCCGCCGGGACTACTGCCCGCCGGTGTTCAGCTGCCGGCGATCGAGCTGCCCGACATCCCGGCCGCGCCGCCCGCGCCCGGCGTGCTCGGGCAGGTCAACCCGGGCACCCCCGCTCCGCTCAAGGCCCGCACGGTGCAGCCGGTGTCTGGCACGCTGTCCTCCGGCTACGGCCCCCGCTGGGGTGCGCAGCACGGCGGCCTCGACATCGCGGCCCCGATCGGCACCCCGATCCAGTCCGCGGCCGACGGTGAGGTCATCTCAGCGGGTCCGGCCTCCGGGTTCGGGTTGTGGGTGCGGGTGCGCCACGACGACGGCGCCGTCAGCGTTTACGGCCACATCAACGAGTTCATCGTCAACGTCGGCCAGCGGGTGGCGGCGGGTCAGCAGATCGCGACCGTCGGCAATCGTGGTCAGTCGACCGGTCCGCACCTGCACTTCGAGGTGTCGGACGCAGGCGGTAACCGGCTCAACCCGAGCCAGTGGCTGCGCGACCGCGGCGTCTCGGTGACCTGGGGAGCAGACTAG
- a CDS encoding alkaline phosphatase, whose protein sequence is MPLSRRQLLRVGVAGSAAVLVGTSAVSSARLPAPRWRGDDPFGLGVASGDPTPDGVVLWTRLAPDPLAPGGRGGMGWDPVTVEYEVAHDESFRQVVTCGTAVATRELAHSVHPEIHGLESSRWYFYRFRAGTAISPVGRTRTAPAPGQPTARMRFAFASCQSWSSGFYTAYEHMSAEDLDLVVHLGDYIYERGWRRGREGMSMGVDLDEAVDLPSYRLHYAQYKAEQPLRDAHAAFPWIVTMDDHEVDNNWAADSSGLGLDIYRISALFRRRRAAAFQALYEHQPLRIAQRPAGPGMRLHRRYRFGDLAEITMLDTRQYRDRQACGGDVTADCADRLDPDRTILGAQQRNWLLDGFTGSPARWQIIGNQVAMGQTDNDPGPDTVVSSDSWDGYVADRNTVLGGAADRGVRNLVVITGDRHQNIVADLRRDYADPGSPVVASEFSGTSITSAGDGADMNDTGRRLLAANPDMKFFNAQRGYVRVDLDHQLWRNDFRVMPYIRRPGAPIHTRASFVVQDQIPDVIEA, encoded by the coding sequence ATGCCCCTCTCCCGTCGGCAGTTGTTGCGAGTAGGTGTGGCCGGATCGGCTGCGGTGCTGGTGGGTACGTCGGCGGTGAGCAGCGCCCGGTTGCCAGCGCCGCGGTGGCGAGGAGATGATCCGTTCGGGCTCGGTGTGGCATCGGGAGATCCGACACCGGATGGTGTCGTTCTGTGGACACGTCTGGCACCAGATCCGCTTGCCCCCGGCGGGCGCGGCGGCATGGGGTGGGATCCGGTGACCGTCGAATACGAAGTCGCGCATGACGAGAGCTTCCGGCAGGTGGTGACGTGCGGTACGGCTGTCGCGACCCGCGAACTCGCGCACAGCGTGCACCCGGAGATCCACGGTTTGGAGTCCTCTCGCTGGTACTTCTACCGATTCCGGGCCGGGACGGCGATCTCCCCGGTGGGCCGGACCCGCACGGCCCCGGCTCCAGGGCAGCCCACAGCGCGGATGCGCTTCGCGTTCGCCTCTTGTCAATCGTGGAGTTCCGGTTTCTACACCGCATACGAGCACATGAGCGCCGAAGACCTCGATCTGGTCGTCCATCTGGGCGACTACATCTACGAACGCGGGTGGAGGCGCGGCCGCGAGGGAATGTCGATGGGAGTCGACCTCGACGAAGCCGTCGATCTGCCCAGTTACCGGCTGCACTACGCACAGTACAAAGCCGAGCAGCCGCTGCGCGACGCCCATGCAGCGTTTCCCTGGATCGTGACCATGGACGATCACGAGGTCGACAACAACTGGGCGGCCGACTCGTCGGGACTGGGCCTCGATATCTACCGAATCTCCGCCCTGTTCCGCCGGCGCCGCGCTGCCGCCTTCCAGGCGCTCTACGAGCATCAGCCGCTGCGGATCGCGCAGCGGCCCGCCGGGCCGGGGATGCGCCTGCACCGCCGCTACCGGTTCGGTGATCTCGCGGAGATCACCATGCTCGATACCCGGCAATACCGGGACCGGCAGGCCTGCGGGGGAGATGTCACCGCGGACTGCGCCGACCGGCTCGACCCCGACCGCACGATACTGGGTGCACAGCAACGCAACTGGCTGCTCGACGGCTTCACCGGCTCGCCCGCCCGATGGCAGATCATCGGCAATCAGGTGGCGATGGGCCAGACCGACAACGACCCCGGCCCGGACACCGTCGTGTCCTCCGACTCGTGGGACGGATACGTCGCCGATCGCAACACCGTCCTCGGCGGCGCAGCCGATCGCGGCGTCCGCAATCTGGTGGTGATCACCGGCGACCGTCACCAGAACATCGTCGCCGACCTGCGCCGGGACTACGCCGACCCTGGGTCACCGGTCGTCGCATCGGAATTCTCGGGAACCTCGATCACCTCCGCCGGCGACGGCGCCGACATGAACGACACCGGCCGCCGCCTGCTGGCCGCCAATCCCGACATGAAGTTCTTCAACGCGCAGCGAGGATACGTGCGGGTGGACCTGGACCATCAATTGTGGCGCAACGACTTCCGCGTCATGCCCTATATCCGGCGCCCGGGCGCGCCCATCCACACCCGCGCCAGCTTCGTGGTCCAAGATCAGATACCCGATGTCATCGAGGCGTGA
- a CDS encoding alpha/beta fold hydrolase: MREFDYRGDDGNRLFAAACGTGPVVVLLHGGGPDHHSLLPMATRLEDRFTVVVPDVRGYGRSVCRDPALHTWSRYAADVIALLDHLGAPEAVVGGTGLGGTIALRTGLAFPSRVRAVVVISAEDIEDDEAKLAETALMDRFAERVRADGIEAAWELFLPHLQPLIGNLVRDAIPRADPGSVAAAAAIGRDRSFRTLDELGAIDVPVLIVPGADERHPAALAERMSSTIPHATLARNVSFDALESADDLADAVVPQIRRFLGN; this comes from the coding sequence ATGCGTGAATTCGACTACCGCGGTGACGACGGAAACCGCTTGTTCGCCGCCGCATGCGGGACGGGTCCGGTCGTCGTCCTGCTGCACGGCGGGGGGCCGGATCATCACAGCTTGCTGCCGATGGCAACGCGTCTCGAAGACCGGTTCACCGTTGTCGTTCCGGATGTGCGGGGATACGGCCGCTCGGTGTGCAGGGATCCGGCGCTGCACACGTGGAGCCGCTACGCCGCCGATGTGATCGCCCTACTGGACCACCTCGGCGCGCCGGAGGCGGTGGTCGGTGGGACCGGGCTGGGCGGCACCATCGCCTTACGCACCGGCCTGGCCTTTCCCTCACGAGTGCGGGCGGTGGTGGTGATCAGCGCCGAGGATATCGAGGACGACGAGGCGAAATTGGCCGAAACCGCGTTGATGGACCGCTTCGCCGAGCGGGTGCGAGCAGACGGTATCGAAGCGGCGTGGGAGTTGTTCCTTCCCCACCTGCAACCACTGATCGGGAACCTGGTGCGCGATGCGATACCGCGCGCCGACCCGGGGAGCGTCGCCGCAGCGGCCGCCATTGGGCGTGACCGCTCATTCCGCACGCTCGACGAACTCGGCGCGATCGACGTTCCGGTTCTCATCGTCCCCGGCGCCGACGAGCGCCATCCGGCCGCGCTCGCCGAACGCATGAGCTCGACGATTCCGCATGCGACACTCGCGCGGAACGTGTCGTTCGACGCGCTCGAGTCGGCGGACGATCTCGCCGACGCCGTCGTCCCGCAGATCCGCCGATTCCTCGGCAACTGA
- a CDS encoding ribbon-helix-helix domain-containing protein, producing the protein MNSNDKNSDYDELADWAEHEMTLPKNSATAKRGAEAAAAGRELLERVGAGRPSLAGDASGESPKRQVRLPAPLSNKLDELAERQHRKPSELMREAVEEYIQRHSA; encoded by the coding sequence ATGAACAGCAACGATAAGAACTCCGATTACGACGAGCTCGCCGACTGGGCCGAGCACGAGATGACGCTGCCGAAGAACTCGGCCACCGCCAAGCGGGGCGCCGAGGCCGCCGCAGCGGGGCGCGAACTGCTCGAAAGGGTGGGCGCCGGCCGGCCGTCCTTGGCCGGCGACGCTAGCGGCGAATCACCCAAACGGCAGGTCCGACTGCCGGCGCCGCTGAGCAACAAGCTCGACGAACTCGCTGAACGCCAGCACCGTAAGCCCAGCGAACTCATGCGTGAGGCCGTCGAGGAGTACATCCAGAGGCACTCCGCCTAA
- the merB gene encoding organomercurial lyase has translation MSAILGTEVVIEPADPVTGERITVTVQGESAVATPATVVVFVGADAGRGPSAETCCTSLNFFTDRATARSWAGEHPRVGGIVADLADATRLGATIFGGALTS, from the coding sequence ATGTCTGCGATCCTCGGCACCGAGGTGGTGATCGAGCCCGCCGATCCGGTGACCGGTGAGCGCATCACCGTGACCGTGCAGGGCGAGAGCGCCGTGGCGACCCCGGCCACCGTGGTGGTGTTCGTCGGCGCCGATGCCGGGCGCGGCCCCTCCGCGGAGACCTGCTGCACCAGCTTGAATTTCTTCACCGACCGCGCCACCGCCCGGTCGTGGGCCGGGGAGCATCCGCGGGTCGGCGGCATCGTCGCCGACCTGGCCGACGCCACCCGGCTCGGGGCGACGATCTTCGGCGGCGCGCTCACCTCTTGA
- a CDS encoding DinB family protein — MADQEVDRAEIAADLERARRSLHELLDSASPQDFDRRSNGTRWTNEQLLFHMVFGYMVVRRLLVLVRILSRLPDRIGRRFAQALDAATPVFHEINYLGSCAAATVFNRHRMGRQCDRVIARLQRSLARESETDLQRSMDFPVRWDPFFTESMTLEQVYRYPGKHFDFHRAQLTLG; from the coding sequence ATGGCCGATCAGGAGGTCGATCGTGCAGAGATCGCCGCCGACCTCGAACGCGCCCGGCGGTCGCTGCACGAACTCCTCGACAGCGCCTCACCGCAGGATTTCGACCGCCGCTCGAACGGCACCCGCTGGACCAACGAACAGCTGCTGTTCCACATGGTGTTCGGCTACATGGTGGTCCGCCGGCTGTTGGTACTGGTTCGGATCCTCTCTCGGTTGCCCGACCGGATCGGCCGCCGATTCGCGCAAGCCCTCGACGCGGCCACCCCGGTATTCCACGAGATCAACTACCTCGGCTCCTGCGCGGCAGCGACCGTGTTCAACCGCCACCGGATGGGCCGACAGTGCGACCGCGTCATCGCCAGGCTGCAACGCTCCCTGGCGAGGGAATCAGAGACCGACCTGCAGCGCAGCATGGACTTTCCGGTCCGCTGGGACCCGTTCTTCACCGAGTCCATGACCCTCGAACAGGTCTACCGGTACCCGGGCAAGCACTTCGACTTCCACCGCGCCCAGCTCACCCTCGGCTGA